A stretch of the Pseudomonas sp. ACM7 genome encodes the following:
- a CDS encoding malonate decarboxylase subunit delta: METLSFEFPAGQPPRCRTLVGCVGSGDLEVLIEPGQTGKLTIKVQTSVNGSEQRWQHLFARMFDGQTPPAMAIDIHDFGATPGVVRLRLEQGFEEIGHD; the protein is encoded by the coding sequence ATGGAAACCTTATCTTTTGAATTCCCCGCCGGGCAGCCGCCACGCTGCCGGACGCTGGTGGGCTGTGTCGGCTCGGGCGATCTGGAAGTGCTGATAGAACCGGGTCAGACCGGCAAGCTCACGATCAAAGTGCAGACCTCGGTCAATGGCAGCGAACAACGCTGGCAGCATCTGTTTGCGCGGATGTTCGACGGTCAGACACCGCCCGCGATGGCGATTGATATCCACGATTTCGGTGCCACACCGGGTGTGGTGCGCTTGCGTCTGGAACAAGGCTTTGAGGAGATCGGCCATGACTGA
- a CDS encoding triphosphoribosyl-dephospho-CoA synthase: MHAFNLQPKTLSLAERLADLAVDALIDEADLSPKPALVDRRGNGAHTDLHLGLMHASALSLWPAFKEMAEAAIEFGEVSLPLREAIGLIGREGEEVMLATTGGVNTHRGAIWALGLLVVAAALEPESTAAGSITLRAARLALLDDRYAPRPLSHGAQVAQRYGARGAREEAQLGFPAVIQRALPQLKRSRAAGHGEQNARLDALLAIMTNLADTCVLYRAGEQGLQIMQLGAQAVLDAGGSASLAGRRRLHELDQQLIALNASPGGAADLLAACLFIDRIESGDGLI; the protein is encoded by the coding sequence ATGCACGCATTTAACCTGCAACCGAAAACCCTGTCGTTGGCCGAGCGGCTGGCGGATCTGGCTGTGGATGCGCTGATCGACGAAGCGGACCTGTCGCCGAAACCGGCGCTGGTCGACCGTCGTGGCAATGGCGCGCACACCGATTTGCACCTCGGGTTGATGCACGCTTCGGCGCTGTCCCTGTGGCCTGCGTTCAAGGAAATGGCGGAGGCCGCCATCGAGTTCGGCGAAGTCAGTTTGCCGCTGCGCGAAGCCATTGGCCTGATCGGTCGTGAAGGGGAGGAAGTGATGCTCGCCACTACGGGCGGGGTGAATACTCATCGCGGGGCTATCTGGGCCTTGGGTCTGTTGGTCGTGGCGGCTGCGCTGGAACCCGAATCCACGGCTGCAGGCTCGATCACTTTGCGTGCTGCACGTCTGGCCTTGCTCGACGACCGTTACGCGCCGCGTCCTCTGAGCCACGGCGCGCAAGTCGCCCAGCGTTATGGCGCACGCGGTGCCCGTGAAGAAGCTCAGCTCGGTTTTCCGGCGGTGATTCAACGCGCGCTGCCACAACTCAAACGCAGCCGCGCCGCCGGTCATGGCGAGCAGAACGCCCGGCTCGATGCCTTGCTGGCGATCATGACGAATCTGGCCGACACCTGCGTGCTCTACCGCGCCGGCGAACAAGGCCTGCAGATCATGCAACTCGGCGCCCAAGCGGTGCTTGATGCAGGCGGCAGTGCCAGCCTCGCCGGCCGCCGCCGTTTGCATGAGCTGGACCAACAACTTATCGCGTTGAATGCCTCGCCCGGTGGTGCTGCGGACTTACTCGCCGCCTGCCTGTTCATCGACCGCATCGAGTCTGGCGACGGCCTCATCTAG
- a CDS encoding biotin-independent malonate decarboxylase subunit beta — MTDLLQPSLQRRSFVELGARQRAKALLDAGTFRELLDPFQRVMSPWLSGQGVVPQADDGVVIAKGSIGGLPVVIAAIEGAFQGGSLGEVGGAKIAGALELAAEDNRNGVPTRAVLLLETGGVRLQEANLGLAAIADIHAAIVDLRQYQPVVGVVAGSVGCFGGMSIAAGLCSYLLVTQEARLGLNGPQVIEQEAGLEEYDSRDRPFIWSLTGGEQRFASGLVDRFVADDVAQVQQQVSELLQQGLPAQQRSRQAELFLQRLARLDAEPQIEPSTVRDLYQGERS; from the coding sequence ATGACTGATCTTCTTCAGCCATCCCTACAAAGACGCAGCTTCGTCGAACTCGGCGCCCGGCAACGGGCGAAAGCCTTGCTCGACGCCGGTACTTTCCGCGAATTGCTCGACCCGTTTCAGCGTGTCATGTCGCCGTGGCTGTCGGGCCAGGGCGTGGTGCCGCAAGCCGATGACGGCGTAGTCATCGCCAAGGGCAGCATCGGCGGTTTGCCGGTGGTGATCGCCGCCATCGAAGGCGCATTTCAGGGTGGCAGTCTCGGGGAAGTCGGCGGGGCGAAGATTGCCGGTGCACTGGAACTGGCGGCCGAAGACAACCGCAACGGTGTTCCCACGCGCGCCGTGTTGCTGCTGGAGACCGGTGGCGTGCGTTTGCAGGAAGCCAACCTCGGGCTGGCGGCGATTGCCGATATTCATGCGGCGATTGTCGATCTGCGCCAATACCAGCCAGTCGTTGGCGTGGTGGCGGGCAGCGTGGGTTGCTTTGGCGGGATGTCGATTGCTGCCGGGTTGTGCAGTTATTTGCTGGTGACTCAGGAAGCGCGGCTTGGCCTGAACGGTCCGCAAGTGATCGAACAGGAAGCCGGGCTTGAGGAATACGACTCCCGTGATCGTCCTTTCATCTGGAGCCTGACTGGTGGCGAGCAACGTTTCGCCAGTGGTTTGGTGGATCGTTTTGTCGCTGACGACGTGGCGCAGGTTCAGCAGCAGGTCAGCGAATTGCTGCAACAAGGTTTGCCTGCGCAACAACGCAGCCGTCAGGCCGAGCTGTTCCTGCAACGGTTGGCCCGTCTGGACGCCGAGCCGCAAATCGAGCCGTCAACGGTTCGCGATCTGTATCAAGGAGAGCGCTCATGA
- the mdcH gene encoding malonate decarboxylase subunit epsilon, whose amino-acid sequence MSSLLVFPGQGAQQPGMLHRLPRETVIEASEVLGEDTLMLDSAESLKSTRAVQLCLLIAGVAASRQLLMTADYVAGLSIGAYPAAVVAGALSFSDALHLVSLRGELMQQAYPQGYGMTAIIGLDLATVEDLLAQVHSDATPVYLANINADNQVVIAGSDGAMKAVAALAKGRGAGLAKRLAVSVPSHCPLLETPAKTLAEAFAKVQLNTPTLGYLSGSRARPIINTDALRDDLAFNMCRVVDWRGTVQSAYERGVRLQIELPPGAVLTGLARRVFEQGTVIAFDGARLDTLQALLREEGSRQP is encoded by the coding sequence GTGAGCAGCCTGCTGGTGTTCCCCGGCCAGGGCGCGCAGCAACCGGGCATGCTCCATCGTTTGCCTCGCGAGACAGTGATCGAAGCGAGTGAAGTGCTTGGCGAAGATACATTGATGCTGGATTCTGCCGAGTCGTTGAAATCGACAAGGGCCGTGCAGCTCTGCCTGTTGATCGCCGGCGTCGCGGCTTCACGCCAGTTGTTAATGACGGCGGACTACGTGGCGGGATTGTCCATCGGCGCCTATCCGGCAGCGGTGGTTGCCGGTGCCTTGAGCTTCAGCGATGCGCTGCATCTGGTCAGCCTGCGCGGTGAGCTGATGCAACAGGCTTATCCACAAGGCTATGGCATGACCGCGATCATCGGTCTGGATCTGGCCACGGTGGAAGATTTGCTGGCGCAGGTTCACAGCGATGCAACACCGGTTTACCTGGCCAATATCAACGCCGATAACCAGGTGGTGATTGCCGGCAGCGATGGCGCGATGAAAGCGGTGGCCGCGTTGGCGAAAGGTCGCGGTGCAGGTCTGGCCAAACGTCTGGCCGTCAGCGTGCCGTCTCACTGTCCGCTGCTGGAAACACCTGCGAAAACCCTGGCCGAAGCCTTCGCCAAGGTGCAGCTGAACACACCGACGCTGGGCTACCTGAGCGGCAGTCGCGCCCGGCCCATCATCAACACTGACGCCTTGCGCGACGACCTGGCCTTCAACATGTGCCGCGTGGTGGATTGGCGCGGCACGGTACAAAGCGCCTACGAGCGCGGCGTACGTCTACAGATCGAACTGCCGCCCGGTGCGGTGCTGACCGGGCTGGCGCGCCGGGTGTTCGAGCAGGGCACCGTGATTGCCTTCGACGGTGCGCGGCTCGATACCTTGCAGGCGCTGTTGCGTGAGGAGGGAAGCCGCCAACCCTAG
- a CDS encoding malonate decarboxylase holo-ACP synthase, which translates to MVNTLLAHDLLWGMTPEQLPADAPSWVIESISAGQPVVVRRALSAPDHIAVGVRGSLREQRYATVMTVDAIQRQVRPEALCHVSIDRDLPAVRALNQLRPMLDSCEWVWGVSGSAGFELASGFQALHEGSDLDLILRTPQPLERTQAQELVKLLDASVCLVDMQLQTPNGAVALREWAGPSQRVLLKSASEACLVTNPWNPQEQAA; encoded by the coding sequence GTGGTGAACACGCTTCTGGCCCACGACCTGCTCTGGGGGATGACCCCGGAGCAGTTGCCTGCAGATGCACCGTCGTGGGTGATCGAGTCGATCAGTGCGGGTCAACCGGTGGTGGTTCGGCGTGCGTTGAGCGCGCCGGATCACATCGCGGTCGGGGTGCGTGGGAGTTTGCGTGAACAGCGGTATGCAACGGTGATGACGGTCGATGCGATCCAGCGTCAAGTTCGGCCGGAAGCGCTTTGCCATGTCTCGATTGATCGGGATTTACCGGCAGTGCGCGCCCTCAATCAACTGCGGCCGATGCTCGATTCCTGTGAGTGGGTTTGGGGTGTCAGCGGCAGTGCCGGGTTTGAATTGGCCAGCGGTTTTCAGGCGTTGCATGAGGGCAGCGATCTCGACTTGATCCTGCGTACACCGCAACCGTTGGAGCGCACTCAGGCGCAGGAACTGGTGAAACTTCTTGATGCCTCGGTGTGCTTGGTGGACATGCAACTGCAAACGCCAAACGGCGCTGTCGCCTTGCGCGAATGGGCCGGTCCCTCGCAACGGGTCCTGCTAAAAAGCGCCAGTGAAGCCTGTCTGGTAACCAATCCCTGGAACCCGCAGGAGCAAGCAGCGTGA
- the madL gene encoding malonate transporter subunit MadL, with amino-acid sequence MIIYGVALLAICTLAGVIVGDMLGVLLGVKSNVGGVGIAMILLICARLWMQKRGGMTKDCEMGVGFWGAMYIPVVVAMAAQQNVVTALHGGPVAVLAAIGSVVICGCTIALISRTHKGEPLPDEPAEITPVGTPVGGR; translated from the coding sequence ATGATTATTTACGGTGTGGCACTGTTGGCGATTTGTACGCTGGCAGGGGTGATCGTAGGCGACATGCTCGGCGTGTTGCTGGGTGTGAAATCCAACGTTGGCGGCGTCGGGATCGCGATGATCCTGTTGATCTGCGCGCGGTTATGGATGCAAAAACGCGGCGGCATGACCAAGGATTGCGAGATGGGCGTCGGTTTCTGGGGCGCCATGTACATTCCGGTCGTGGTCGCGATGGCCGCGCAACAGAACGTCGTCACCGCCCTGCACGGCGGCCCGGTGGCGGTGCTGGCGGCGATCGGCTCGGTGGTGATCTGCGGTTGCACCATTGCCCTGATCAGCCGGACTCACAAAGGCGAACCGTTGCCCGATGAACCGGCGGAAATAACTCCGGTTGGCACTCCAGTAGGAGGTCGCTGA
- the mdcA gene encoding malonate decarboxylase subunit alpha, whose protein sequence is MTTTISPDSRWTRRRSEKQRRLELVRGLADGVVLPTDKIIAALEALILPGDRVVLEGNNQKQADFLSRSLAKADPAKLHDLHMIMPSVGRSEHLDLFERGIARKLDFSFAGTQSLRISQLLEDGLLEIGAIHTYIELYARLVVDLIPNVVLSAGFMADRAGNIYTGPSTEDTPALIEPAAFSDGIVIVQVNQLVDDVSDLPRVDIPASWVDFVVVADKPFYIEPLFTRDPRHIKPVHVLMAMMAIRGIYEKHNVQSLNHGIGFNTAAIELILPTYGESLGLKGKICRNWTLNPHPTLIPAIESGWVESVHCFGTELGMENYIAARPDVFFTGRDGSLRSNRMFCQLAGQYAVDLFIGATLQVDGDGHSSTVTRGRLAGFGGAPNMGHDPRGRRHGTPAWLDMRHDDAPEALLERGKKLVVQMVETFQEGGKPTFVETLDAVEVAKKSGMPLAPIMIYGDDVTHLLTEEGIAYLYKARSLEERQAMIAAVAGVTVIGLRHNPKDTARMRREGLIALPEDLGIRRTDATRELLAAKSVADLVEWSGGLYNPPAKFRSW, encoded by the coding sequence ATGACAACAACAATATCCCCCGACTCGCGATGGACGCGGCGGCGCAGCGAAAAGCAGCGGCGTCTCGAGCTGGTACGGGGTTTAGCCGACGGTGTGGTCCTGCCCACCGACAAAATCATTGCGGCGCTGGAGGCCTTGATCCTGCCCGGCGACCGTGTGGTGCTGGAGGGCAATAACCAGAAGCAGGCGGATTTCCTCTCCCGCTCCCTGGCCAAGGCTGATCCCGCGAAGCTGCATGACCTGCACATGATCATGCCCAGCGTCGGACGCTCCGAGCATCTGGACCTGTTTGAACGCGGCATCGCCCGCAAGCTCGACTTCTCTTTCGCCGGCACCCAGAGCCTGCGCATCAGCCAGTTGCTGGAAGATGGCCTGCTGGAAATCGGCGCGATCCATACCTACATCGAGCTCTATGCGCGGCTGGTGGTCGACCTGATTCCCAACGTCGTGCTCTCGGCCGGTTTCATGGCCGACCGCGCCGGTAACATCTACACCGGCCCGAGCACCGAAGACACTCCTGCATTGATCGAACCGGCCGCCTTCAGCGACGGCATCGTCATCGTTCAGGTCAATCAACTGGTGGACGATGTCAGCGACCTGCCTCGCGTTGACATCCCTGCCTCCTGGGTCGACTTCGTGGTGGTGGCCGATAAGCCGTTCTACATCGAACCGCTGTTCACCCGAGACCCGCGGCACATCAAGCCTGTGCATGTGTTGATGGCGATGATGGCGATCCGCGGGATCTACGAAAAACACAACGTCCAGTCCCTGAACCACGGCATCGGTTTCAACACCGCTGCCATCGAATTGATCCTGCCGACCTACGGCGAATCCCTCGGCCTGAAAGGCAAGATCTGCCGCAACTGGACGCTCAATCCGCACCCAACCTTGATCCCTGCCATCGAAAGCGGTTGGGTCGAAAGCGTGCATTGCTTCGGCACCGAACTGGGCATGGAAAACTACATCGCAGCCCGGCCCGACGTGTTCTTCACCGGACGCGACGGCTCTCTGCGCTCCAACCGGATGTTCTGCCAACTGGCCGGGCAATACGCGGTGGACCTGTTCATCGGCGCCACGCTGCAAGTCGATGGTGACGGGCATTCCTCCACCGTGACGCGCGGCCGCCTGGCCGGTTTCGGCGGTGCGCCGAACATGGGCCATGACCCTCGTGGCCGTCGTCACGGCACCCCAGCCTGGCTCGACATGCGTCACGACGATGCGCCGGAAGCGCTGCTGGAGCGGGGCAAAAAACTCGTGGTGCAAATGGTCGAGACCTTCCAGGAGGGCGGCAAACCGACCTTCGTCGAAACCCTCGACGCCGTGGAAGTGGCGAAGAAAAGCGGCATGCCGCTGGCGCCGATCATGATCTACGGCGACGACGTCACCCACCTGCTGACCGAAGAAGGCATCGCCTATTTGTATAAGGCGCGTTCGCTGGAAGAGCGTCAGGCGATGATTGCGGCCGTGGCCGGAGTCACCGTCATCGGTCTGCGCCACAACCCGAAAGACACTGCGCGCATGCGCCGCGAAGGCCTGATCGCCTTGCCCGAAGACCTCGGCATCCGCCGCACCGACGCCACCCGCGAACTGCTGGCGGCTAAAAGCGTGGCCGATCTGGTCGAGTGGTCCGGTGGCCTCTACAACCCGCCCGCCAAGTTCAGGAGCTGGTAA
- the mdcE gene encoding biotin-independent malonate decarboxylase subunit gamma yields the protein MSSYSLRGLSWFNALSAGAKPVDGLPASLKVADGVLGDQSVRFIAVVADPDNRFVRARNGEVGLLEGWGLAKAVDEVIAADLDKSQKRALIAIVDVPSQAYGRREEALGIHQALAGAADSYARARLAGHAVIGLLVGKAMSGAFLAHGYQANRLIALRDPGVMVHAMGKASAARVTLRSVEELEALAASVPPMAYDIDSYASLGLLWETLSVEQIEQPTAADLTRVTECLTRAIGDVAAKGRDLSSRLGASNRAASSQVRQLLREQW from the coding sequence ATGAGTTCGTATTCCCTGAGAGGTTTGAGCTGGTTCAACGCTTTGAGTGCTGGCGCGAAACCGGTTGATGGTTTGCCCGCTTCGTTGAAGGTTGCCGACGGTGTATTGGGTGACCAATCCGTTCGCTTTATCGCGGTGGTGGCTGATCCCGACAACCGTTTCGTGCGCGCCCGCAATGGCGAGGTCGGTCTGCTGGAAGGTTGGGGACTGGCCAAAGCCGTGGATGAGGTCATCGCAGCGGATCTGGATAAATCGCAGAAACGCGCCTTAATCGCCATCGTCGATGTGCCGAGTCAGGCCTACGGTCGGCGCGAAGAAGCGCTCGGCATTCATCAGGCCTTGGCCGGTGCGGCAGACAGTTATGCCCGTGCCCGACTGGCCGGCCATGCCGTGATCGGTTTACTGGTGGGCAAGGCGATGTCCGGGGCGTTTCTGGCTCATGGGTATCAGGCCAATCGGCTGATTGCGCTGCGCGATCCGGGGGTGATGGTTCACGCGATGGGCAAGGCTTCGGCGGCGCGGGTGACGTTGCGCAGCGTCGAAGAACTCGAAGCCTTGGCTGCCAGCGTGCCGCCGATGGCGTATGACATCGACAGTTACGCGAGCCTTGGTTTGCTGTGGGAAACCTTGTCGGTGGAACAGATCGAGCAGCCGACGGCGGCGGATCTGACGCGGGTGACTGAATGCCTGACCCGGGCGATTGGTGATGTCGCCGCGAAAGGGCGCGACCTGAGCAGCCGCCTGGGCGCGAGCAACCGTGCGGCGTCGAGTCAGGTTCGCCAATTGCTGAGAGAGCAGTGGTGA